The nucleotide window TCCTTGAACTGAAGGAAAAACTCGCGGTTCTCGGCTGAATCCGGAACATCGACAAAGAGCCGGAGGTGCTCGTCACGGTAGACCTCGCCAGCCTGCTCCCACTGGCCCAGGATTGTCTGGGTCTCGGCAGAGACGGCGCCGAATTTGCGACGCAGTTCGAGGAGCGTGTCGGCCGCAAGGGCTTCGGGCACCGGGGTGCCATCGTTAAACGACAGCGGTATCAGGATCTCGTATCGCCGGTGCGAAGCGCTCATAGGTGGCTGGTCCTTGAACCTTGAAGGGAATGCCCTGCCGGGCCAGATAGGGCAGAACCCGCTCGTGCAGCATCAGGTCGCCATTGGACCAGCTCTTGAATGAGAATCGGCCCGCCAGCCATCCCAGCGCCTGTTTCTCGGCTTCCGCATCTTCGAACTGGACAATCACCATGCGAGGACCCTACGCGCGTGCCGCCGATGAAGCAATGCGCTTGCCGCCCTCTCCCCGCCCTGGTGACGGCGGGCTCAGCGAGCGGACCCGGGGTCAGATCTGTGAATTTGACAAATCAGGTCTCGGCGCCTGAGAGGGAGCCAAATGTCAAATTCAGAGATGTGACCCCGGGGCTTTCCTTCGTGGAACTCGGCCCTCCGATTCCGACGCCTTCCCCCCTGCGCGGCAGGCAATTGTGGCTTCCCGCGGATCGGGCGGTCTGGTGAAGTCTGGGCCCGAGGGAGCATGAGGAGGAGCCAGGGAACGTCACGGGGGCCAGAGCCATCCCGGCAGCACCCGTGGAAGGCGATCGCCGGCGGGTTGCTGGCGGGCCTGGCGGCCTGGCAACCGAATCACGTCATGGCGGCGGAGTTGGTGTCCGGGAGGTCGTCGGCAGCGTTGACCGTGCGGGAGGTGCGCGTGCATTCGCTCGGGATTTTCGACGTGCTGGGGGAGGATTCCGGGATTGGTTTGTCATCGGCCTGGTGGCGGGGCCGGGCAGTGCCGGTCACGGCGGAGGCGTTGGAAGCCGAACCGGGTTCCCGGGAGGAAGGCGCGGCTGACGGAATGCCGGAGAGGCCGGTGTTCCGTGTGGAGGTGTGGGGCGCCGACGAAGGGCTGCCGCATGCGAAGGTCCGGTCCCTGCTCGAGGCCGGGGACGGGACACTTTGGGTGGGAACGGCGGAGGGGCTGGCGCGTCACGACGGGATGCGGTTGCGTCCGTTCGAGCCCGGGGAGGACCGGATGGGGACGCGGCGGATATCGAGTGTGCGGGCGCTGCATGAGGAGGGGGGGCGGCTCTGGGTGGGGACACGGGATGGCCTGTTCTGCATCCAGGCGGGAACGCTGCATGACACGCCGGTCACGGGTGCGTTGGCCGGGATGTCGGTCGATGGGCTGGGCACCCGCCGGGCTGGCGGATTCTGGGTGGGCACGGAGCGTGGGATTGCCTGGGTGGACGGCGGGGCGGTGAAGTGGTTGAAGGGATTGGGCGAAAGGGTCTCGGCTGTGGCGGAGGATGCGAACGGGGTGGTGTGGGCCGGAACGACGGACGGCGTGGCGGCGTTGGATGCGGCGGACGGGCGGTTGCTGGCGCGGCATCTGACCCGGGAACACCTGCGGCGGACGGACGACCTGACAACGGCGGTGCACGGATTGCATGTCGATGCCCGTCAGGGTGTGTGGATGGGGGTGACCGACGGCGTGTGGCGGCTGGCACCGGGCGCGGCGGGGCCGGAGCGGATGACGGACGGGACGCCGGGATTCGAGGGACCCCAGTTTGCACGGATGACCGGTGACCGGTTTGGGACCGTGTGGGCGACGAATCAACGGGACGGCGGGTTGTACCGTTTTGTGCCGGGGACGGGCGATGCCTGGACCGTGGACCGGCTGGTGCCGGAGGTGACCGGGACGGCGAGCCTTCTGATCGATCGGTTGGGCGACCTTTGGGTGGGGTCGCGTACGGGGTTGAAGCGGTTGCGCGAGGAACCATTCCGGTCCCTGGCGATCCGGGCATCCGCGATGGATTGGAGCCTGCATGCGGTGGCAGTGGGGGATGGCAACGAGGTTTGGGGGGCGAGCGGGCAGGGGGTGATTCACCGGGCGGGGCGTCAGGTGCGACTCTTCAGTTTCCATGGGTTTCCAGGGCTGGCCGGCATGGTGGTGGTGCCGGGGCCGGGAGGGGGTGCGGACGTGATCGGTGCCGGGGGCGCAAGGGTACGCCTTCCGCCGGCGTCGCACGCGCTCGGCGGGTGGGATCTGGCGCTGCGGACGTTGGCGATCGAGGGCCGGCTGCAGGCGGCCATTCGAGATGCCGGGGGGGCGTTGATGCTGGGAACCTCGGCCGGGCTGTTCCGGATGGAGGATGGCGGGGTTCCGGTTCGGGTGGAGGCGATGCCGGCGGCGGACGTGCGTGCGCTTCACCGTGGGCACGACGGCGACCTTTGGGTGGGAACGGCGGACGCCGGCCTGGGGAAATTGCGGCGTGGCCGGTATGAGACCGTGGTGGACGCCGGGAATTCCGGGATCGTGCACGGCATGGTCACCCGCCCCTGCGGAGGGCTGTGGCTGGCTTCGAACGCGGGGGTGGGACGGATCCGGAACGGGGAATGGCGCCTGCTCGCAGTGGATTCCAGAACTCCGGTCCGGGGCGTGGTCGGCGTGGTGGTGGACGGGCGGGGCGATTTGTGGATCCACCATGGCAGCGGGGTCGCTCGCGTGCGCGCGGCCGGGATCGAGGCCTGGGAACAGGGAACCGTCCGTTCGGTCTGGGCGGACGCCTTCGGGGTGAGCGACGGGATGGTTCCGGGGGAACCGGCGGGGCGGGCCGGGAACGTGGGCATCACCGGCGACGGGCGCCTTTGGTTCGCCAGGCGGAACGGGTTGGTGACGTTTGATCCGGAGGAGCTGCCCACGTCGGCGCCGACAATTCGGATCGAGGGTTGGGAGGTGGACGGAAGGTCCCGTGAACCGTGGCATGGCGCCCGGGTGCACCCCGCGGAGCGCGGGGCGATCCGCATCGAGTTTTCGGTGACCGGGTTGTACCGGCCCGGGCAGGAGCGGGTGGAACATCGCCTGGCGGGGTACGACCGCGCCTGGCGCGAAACGGGCCTGGTCCGCGAGGCCGTGTATGCGGATCTGCGGCCGGGACGGTACACCTTCGAGGTCCGGGCCGGCCCGAGTTCGGGATCGTGGATGGCAGAGACGTCGTTCGGTTTCAGGGTGATGCCGCACTGGTGGGAGCGGGGAACGGTGTGGGCGTTGTCGGGTTTGGGGGTGTTGGCGGGCGCGATGGGCGGAGCGGCCCTGCGTTGGCGGAAGGAGCGACGAAGCCTCGAAGACCAGCGGCGTCGGGAACTCGAACGCGAGCGGATGCGGATTGCGCGCGACCTGCACGATCACCTGGGCTCCCACCTGAGCGTGGCGGCCATGCAGGGTGCCGCGGGCGCATCGGACGCTCCTGCCCGGGATGCCCTGGACGCCCTCAACGAGCTGGTGTGGTCGGTTCATCCCGAGAACGACTCGATGGCGGCGCTGACGGATTTCATCGGGGATTTCTCCGCGCGGTATCTCGACGCGGCGGGTTTGACCGTGGACCTGGATCTGCCGGCCGAGGTTCCCGCCTGCATCGTGCCAGGCGCATGGCGTCGGGACGTGGCCGCCATGCTCAAGGAGGCGTTGCGCAATGTCGTCCGGCACGCAGGCGCGGGACGGGTCCGTGTCGGGTGGCTCCTCCGCGACGGGGAGTGCGTGCTGACCGTGGCGGACGACGGACGGGGCTGCGACACGAATGGCGGGGGAGCCTCGATGCCGGAAGCGGATGGCTGGATGCCGCGCCACGGGACCGCGACGCTGCGGCGACGCGCGCGGACGGGATCGGGCGGGCAGGGTCTGCGCGGGTTGGAGGCCCGTTGCCGGGAACTCGGGGGCACTTGCACGCTCCGTTCCAGGGAAGGCCACGGCACCCGGATCACGTTCCGTCTCCCGTGGCCCACACCCAACGGGAAGGAACGGGAAGGCTGGCGGGAAGACGGCGTTGCGCCCGGCTTCCCCGGGAAGGAGGCCCCCGGTTCATGAGCGGGCTCCCTGAGGTTCGCCTGGCGCTGATCGAGGACGATCCGCGGCTTCGGGCCCGCCTGGTCGCGCTGCTCCATGCACGGCCGGGCTGGAAGGTGGTGGCGGAGTGCGCCTCGGCCGCGAATGCCGCGAGCCGCATCGCCGCCGCCCGGCCGGACCTGGTGCTGTCGGACATCCTGCTGCGGGGCAGCTCCGGGATCGATGCCATCGCCCCCATCAAACGTGCGCTGCCCAGGGTGCGGGTCGTGATGCTGACGGTGATCGAGCGCCCGGCGGACATCGTGCGCGCGATCGATCAGGGGGCGTGCGGGTACATCCTCAAGAAGGATCTGGCGAACCTGACCCAGCATGTGGAGGACGTTCTGGCCGGACGCGCGCCCTTCATGAGTCCGTCGGTCGCACGCCGGCTTCTGGAACAGGTCCGGCGTCAGACGCGCGGCAGGCCGCCCGGGGCCGCGGACATCCTGTCGGCGCGGGAACGGGAAGTGTTGGAACATGCCGGCCGGGGCCTGCACCACAAGGAAATCGGCCGGGTGCTGGGCATCACGGCCAGCACGGTGAAGACCCATTTGCAACGGACCTTCGACAAGCTGGGGACCCATTCGACGATCGAATCGATCCACAAGCTGCGCGGCGACGACGAGCCTCTTCCGTGATGTCGGGCCCCGCCCGGCGGCAGCGCATGTGTCCCCCACAGGGAGGATACCGGGCGAAGCGGACGGCGGGCTACGGTGGGTCTGTGATTCAAGGATTTGTCCCGCTCACGTCGCGCACCTTCCGGCTCCCGTCCGTGTGGATGGCGATGGCGATCATGATGGCCCCTGTGGCGGCGCTCCAGGCGCAGGGTTTGCTGGTCAACGGAGCCGCCCAGGAGGGAACCCTCCCGCAGGATGGGGACAAGGCGTACTGGAGTTTCTCTGCGGAGGCGGGGGACCATGTGCGGCTGCGCGTGAGCGCGCAGGTCCTCTACCCGCGCCTCAATGTCATGGGACCCGACGGCTCTTCGATCGGCACGGCGTTCGATTCGAGCAACCGCGACGTCTCGATCGCGTTCAGCGTGGCGACCAGTGGGATGCATGTCGTCGAAGTGGACAGCTACTATGCGGGCGGCACCGGTGCGTATCGCCTTCAGTTGGCCCGTGCCCCGGGCGAGTTTGTCGTGCCGGAAGGCGACCAGGGAGGGCCGTTGACCAACGGAGGCAATCATCAGGGCCAGATTCCCCTGGGTGACATCGATGCGTGGACGTTCGAGGGGGCGGAAGGCGATCGGGTGCGGTTGCGGATGGGGACGACAGGCATCTACCCGCAGTTCACCGTGGTACGGCCGGACGGAACGGTGGCGGGGACGGGCTTTGATCAGAACGCGCGCGACGCTGCGCTGGACGTGGTGGTCACGGTGGCCGGCCGGCACACGGTTCTGGTGGAGAGTTACTATATGGGAAGCGAGGGCGGGTACACGCTGCGGTATGTGAAGGTGCCCGGGGACGTGGAGGTGGCGGACGGCGACGAAGGCGGGCCGCTGGTCAACGGAATCTGGCATGACGGCCTGTTGGGCACGGGCGATCTGGATCCCTGGACATTCCTGGCGGAGCCGGGGGATCGCGTTTCGCTGCGGCTGCAGACGGAGGGCGTCTATCCACACCTGACGGTGATCGGTCCCCTTGGAGCGGTCGTCGGGTCGGCCTGGAACGCCAATCTTCGGAACACCACGCTGGGATTCTCCGTGACCAACGCGGGACAACACACCGTGGTGGTCGAGGATTATTATCGGGACGGCACGGGGTCCTACCGGCTGGAATACCTGCGCTGGCCGCCGGATCTCCACGTGCCCGGGACGGTGACCCTCGATGAAGGGACCCGTCTGGAGGTGGAAGTCTCCGCCGTGGATCCCGTGTTGCCGGGCAAGACGCTGACATTCGCGCTGGTCGCCGGACCGGCCGGGTCCGTGCTGACGCCCCTGGGGGCGACCAATGCGGTCATCATCTGGCAGACCTCGGAACCGGACGGTCCGGGAACCCATGAGTTCGTGGTGACGGTGACCGACATGGTGGACGGGCAGGCGTACACCCGGACGAACGCCTTCATGGTGGTGGTGCGGGAAGTCAATGCACCGCCCGTTCTAGACCCGGTCGGGGACATCGAAACCCGGGATGAGTCGGTGGTTCGGATCGTTGTGCGGGCCACGGACCCGGATGTGCCGGCCAATGAGATTCGATACTCGCTGGGGCCGGGTGCGCCGGAGGGGATGACGCTGGATCCGGCCACGGGCGAACTGATCTGGCCGATCGGCGTGAGGCTGGGCTCAGAGGATCATGAGATCACCGTGGTGGCCACGGACGACGGAACGCCTCCCCTTAGCGATGAAGTGCGGTTTCGGATCCGGATCGAACCACCCCGGATCCGGCTGGGAGCCATTGCCGACCGGGAGGTGGATGAGCACGCCCTGCTGTCGGTGACGGCCTCGGTGACCAACAGTCCGGCGGCGGTGCCGCCCTATCAGTATTCGCTGCAGGGCGTCGTGCCGGAAGGCGCCGGGCTTTCGGCTGCAACCGGAGTGTTCTTCTGGCGTCCCGGCGAGGCGCAGGGTCCTTCGGAGCAGACCATCACCATCCGGGTGACGGATTCCGCCACACCGCCGCAGAGCGCTGAGATGTCGTTTCGCGTGCGGGTGCGCGAAGTGAACGAGGCCCCGGAACTGGCTCCACTGGCCGATCAGTCGACCGGTGTGGCCCAGACGCTCCGCGTGCCGCTGGAAGCGACGGACGCGGATCTGCCCGCCAACGGGTTGACATTCACCCTCGAGGACGGTGCGCCCGAGGGGATGATGGTGGTCTTCAACCGCGCGATCGAGTGGACTCCGGACGCCCGATTTGCCGGCACCACCAACCGGGTGACCGTCCGGGTCACCGACGACGGGGTTCCGCCGCTGAGCCACACGCAGTCGTTCACGGTCGTGGTGATGGCGACGGCGGATCTGCGGCTTGTCGTGACTTCCGGCGATCCGGTGCGCTGGAGTTTGATGGGTGACGTCGGGCGGTTCTACCTGATCGAAGGATCGGGCGACCTGAGGACATGGACCGCCGTCACGAACTTCCTGAGCGAGGCGACCGAGACCCCGTTCACGGATCCGGCTGCGGCCACCGCACCCCGGCGCTTCTACCGGGCCATTGCACCCTGAGACCCGCGTTGTGAAAGCCGGACACCCTGTCAGGGCGCTGCTGTTGACCGGGGCGCTCGCGCTTGGCGGCGCCACGGAGCCGGCGCGGAGTGCGGAGGCAACCATCACCGTGCTGGTGACCAGCGGCACGCCCATCCCGGACGGCACGGGAAGATTCGCGCAGTTCCTGTCACCGACCCTCAACGACCTGGGGAAGGTGGCCTTCTTCGCGACACTCGATGGCACGACCTCGCCCGGTGACAATGAGGGCATCTATCTCGGTGACACCAACGCACTGGTGCAGATTGTCCGGGAAGGACAGGCGGCGCCGGATGGCAACGGGTTCTTCGGGACGTTCAGTCCGGGAACCATCCTGGCGATCAACA belongs to Verrucomicrobiia bacterium and includes:
- a CDS encoding response regulator transcription factor, giving the protein MSGLPEVRLALIEDDPRLRARLVALLHARPGWKVVAECASAANAASRIAAARPDLVLSDILLRGSSGIDAIAPIKRALPRVRVVMLTVIERPADIVRAIDQGACGYILKKDLANLTQHVEDVLAGRAPFMSPSVARRLLEQVRRQTRGRPPGAADILSAREREVLEHAGRGLHHKEIGRVLGITASTVKTHLQRTFDKLGTHSTIESIHKLRGDDEPLP